A genomic region of Gemmatimonadota bacterium contains the following coding sequences:
- a CDS encoding NAD-dependent epimerase/dehydratase family protein, with the protein MASNLIPPSPARAPSGPEVHPPGPDDLVVVTGGAGFIGRHLVRALQAAGARVRVLDALVASVHGPEPVWPSELEGCERIRADVRDPAALEQALEGCTLLYHLAAETGTGESMYRAHRYVDVNVGGTALLCDALGRAASRPRRAVLASSRAVYGEGPWADAHGTRHPGTRTEADLARGRWDPVAPDGTPLVPLPMGPGCALAPSSVYGETKRAQEELFRLVLPPLGVEPWVLRLQNVYGPGQSTRNPYTGILSIFSVLLLEGDEVRVFEDGLESRDFVFVDDVVAALLAAAAAPGAPVPVDVGTGRRVSVLEVARTLATLLERGEEAVRVTGEYRLGDIRHASADPGVLAARLGVVPSVSFEEGVRRLVEWIRATERPRSRLADALAEMSAHGLLGSAGDRP; encoded by the coding sequence GTGGCCTCGAACCTGATCCCGCCCTCGCCCGCGCGCGCGCCCTCCGGGCCCGAGGTGCACCCTCCCGGGCCGGACGACCTGGTCGTCGTCACCGGCGGCGCCGGCTTCATCGGCCGGCATCTGGTGCGGGCGCTCCAGGCTGCGGGCGCCCGGGTCCGGGTGCTGGACGCCCTGGTCGCGTCGGTCCATGGACCGGAGCCGGTGTGGCCGTCCGAGCTGGAGGGCTGTGAGCGGATCCGGGCGGATGTCCGCGACCCCGCCGCGCTGGAGCAGGCCCTGGAAGGCTGCACCCTCCTCTACCATCTCGCGGCGGAGACGGGCACGGGCGAGTCGATGTACCGGGCCCATCGCTACGTGGACGTGAACGTGGGCGGCACCGCGCTCCTCTGCGACGCGCTGGGGCGGGCCGCGTCGCGCCCACGCCGGGCGGTGCTGGCCTCCTCGCGCGCCGTGTACGGCGAGGGGCCCTGGGCCGACGCGCACGGCACCCGCCACCCCGGCACCCGCACGGAGGCCGACCTCGCGCGCGGCCGCTGGGATCCGGTCGCTCCGGACGGCACCCCGCTGGTCCCGCTGCCGATGGGCCCCGGCTGCGCGCTCGCGCCCTCGTCCGTCTATGGCGAGACCAAGCGCGCCCAGGAGGAGCTGTTCCGCCTGGTGTTGCCGCCGCTGGGCGTCGAACCATGGGTGCTGCGGCTCCAGAACGTCTACGGCCCGGGGCAGAGCACGCGGAATCCCTACACCGGCATCCTCTCCATCTTCTCGGTGCTTCTGCTGGAGGGGGACGAGGTCCGGGTCTTCGAGGACGGCCTCGAGAGCCGCGACTTCGTGTTCGTCGACGATGTCGTCGCCGCTCTCCTGGCGGCCGCGGCCGCGCCCGGAGCACCCGTGCCCGTGGACGTCGGCACCGGCCGCCGCGTGTCGGTGCTCGAGGTCGCGCGCACGCTGGCGACGCTCCTGGAGCGGGGAGAGGAGGCCGTCCGTGTCACCGGCGAATACCGGCTCGGGGACATCCGGCACGCGTCCGCCGACCCCGGCGTCCTGGCCGCGCGCCTGGGGGTGGTGCCCTCCGTCTCGTTCGAGGAGGGCGTGCGCCGGCTGGTCGAGTGGATCCGCGCGACCGAGCGCCCGCGCTCGCGGCTCGCCGACGCGCTGGCCGAGATGAGCGCCCACGGCCTGCTCGGCAGCGCGGGGGATCGCCCATGA